Proteins encoded in a region of the Zea mays cultivar B73 chromosome 2, Zm-B73-REFERENCE-NAM-5.0, whole genome shotgun sequence genome:
- the LOC109029535 gene encoding uncharacterized protein isoform X1 — MHGQRVHGHGSSRPRSPPHPPLTTRSMGSTGAEQRAARARTLKAFGRPVWIGSAGARASSLPRLGWCARGPTSPL, encoded by the coding sequence ATGCATGGGCAGAGGGTTCATGGCCACGGCAGCAGCCGCCCACGTTCGCCGCCGCATCCACCACTCACCACCCGATCGATGGGGAGCACCGGAGCAGAGCAGAGAGCAGCGCGCGCGCGAACCCTAAAAGCCTTCGGTCGACCTGTATGGATCGGATCAGCCGGAGCGCGAGCGTCCAGCCTGCCACGCCTGGGCTGGTGCGCGCGCGGGCCCACCTCCCCGCTATAA
- the LOC118476298 gene encoding uncharacterized protein, whose protein sequence is MMVSSLSLTIRYSDVYARITQMKGSSHSPGIDVHQTTTDGDTILMTCMVVRKRRQAGIDLPTVPPYCAFPCSFLTSSSTLPLAELILSLTHAAPFVDRLSSLTVSLERKEETEYGRGRTE, encoded by the exons ATGATGGTATCCAGCCTTTCACTAACCATCAGATATTCAGATGTCTATGCTAGAATCACGCAAATGAAAGGTTCAAGCCATTCTCCAGGGATCGATGTCCACCAGACCAC GACCGATGGAGACACAATCCTGATGACATGCATGGTAGTGCGGAAACGGCGGCAGGCCGGGATAGATCTGCCGACCGTGCCACCGTATTGTGCCTTTCCTTGCTCTTTCCTCACCTCCTCCTCCACTCTGCCTCTTGCTGAGCTCATCTTATCCCTGACACACGCGGCGCCGTTTGTGGATCGGCTCTCGAGCCTAACAGTAAGcctggaaaggaaagaagagacaGAGTACGGTAGGGGAAGAACTGAGTAG